The following proteins are co-located in the Mesorhizobium australicum WSM2073 genome:
- the cbiB gene encoding adenosylcobinamide-phosphate synthase CbiB, producing the protein MSVLIAFLSLIVEFALGYPDWLFRAIGHPVTWFGRLISFLDLRLNRATDPDALRRQRGVQALLVIVLVPAIAGLCVQLVLLWFVPLGWIVAVFLATSLLSQKSLYEHVEAVADALDSGGLDMGRAAVSRIVGRDPETLDRAGVCRAAIESLAENFSDGIVAPVFWTGVGGLAGGAAYKAANTADSMIGHRTPRHEPFGWAAARFDDWINLPASRLTALLIVLASLLVEGADPRGAWQAVRRDAKKHRSPNAGWPEAAMAGALGLALAGPRSYGGVMVDDIFMGEGGRRDVDSGDIRRALKLYRVADYLLIGLFGLVALIAVLVF; encoded by the coding sequence ATGTCAGTCCTGATCGCTTTCCTGTCATTAATTGTCGAATTCGCCCTTGGTTATCCCGACTGGCTGTTTCGCGCCATCGGCCATCCGGTGACATGGTTCGGCAGGCTGATATCCTTTCTCGACTTGCGGCTCAACCGCGCCACTGATCCCGACGCGCTGCGTCGCCAACGTGGTGTCCAGGCGCTTCTGGTCATCGTGCTGGTGCCGGCGATAGCAGGCCTTTGCGTGCAGCTTGTTCTGCTCTGGTTCGTCCCCCTGGGGTGGATCGTTGCCGTCTTTCTGGCGACATCGCTTCTGTCACAGAAAAGCCTTTACGAACATGTCGAAGCCGTCGCCGACGCGCTCGACAGCGGAGGCCTCGACATGGGCCGAGCCGCCGTTTCGCGGATCGTCGGCCGTGATCCCGAGACACTCGACCGCGCCGGCGTCTGCCGCGCGGCAATCGAGAGCCTGGCAGAAAATTTTTCCGACGGCATCGTCGCCCCCGTCTTCTGGACCGGGGTCGGAGGGCTCGCCGGCGGCGCCGCCTACAAGGCGGCCAACACCGCCGATTCGATGATCGGCCACCGGACTCCGCGCCATGAGCCCTTCGGCTGGGCGGCGGCGCGCTTCGACGACTGGATCAACCTGCCGGCATCACGGCTGACGGCGCTGCTGATCGTGCTCGCTTCCCTCCTGGTCGAGGGCGCCGACCCCCGCGGCGCCTGGCAGGCGGTACGGCGCGACGCGAAAAAACACCGCTCGCCCAATGCCGGCTGGCCGGAAGCGGCCATGGCCGGCGCACTCGGGCTGGCGCTCGCCGGACCACGCAGCTATGGCGGTGTCATGGTCGACGACATCTTCATGGGCGAAGGCGGGCGCCGCGATGTCGACAGCGGCGATATCAGGCGGGCGCTCAAGCTTTACCGGGTCGCGGACTACCTGTTGATCGGCTTGTTCGGCCTGGTCGCGCTGATCGCCGTTCTGGTTTTCTAG
- a CDS encoding creatininase family protein translates to MTAGKKRVWWGDYRTTEYASIDPEATIAVLPLAAIEQHGPHLPVSTDTSIMNGMLDTVISRLPDDLDIRILPVQAVGKSNEHLHAPGTLTLPATTLVDAWTELGLSIARAGVRKLIVVNSHGGNEEIMGIVTRELRVREKMLAVKTSWQRFGRPAGMYTELEDRHGIHGGDVETSLMLHFRPDLVDMGKADNFVSNVAKAEQEFSLLRHTGPHAFAWIAGDLNPNGVVGDASIATAEKGRLTAEYQADGFINLVRDVRKAKLAEWLK, encoded by the coding sequence ATGACTGCTGGCAAGAAACGCGTATGGTGGGGCGACTACCGGACCACCGAATACGCCTCGATCGATCCCGAGGCGACAATCGCGGTGCTGCCGCTGGCGGCTATCGAGCAGCATGGACCGCATCTGCCTGTGTCGACCGACACTTCGATCATGAACGGCATGCTCGACACGGTGATTTCACGCTTGCCCGACGATCTCGACATCCGCATCCTGCCGGTCCAGGCGGTGGGCAAGTCGAACGAGCATCTGCACGCGCCGGGCACTCTCACCTTGCCGGCAACGACGCTGGTCGACGCCTGGACCGAGCTTGGCCTGTCGATCGCGCGCGCCGGCGTGCGCAAGCTTATCGTCGTCAATTCGCATGGCGGCAATGAGGAGATCATGGGCATCGTCACGCGCGAATTGCGCGTGCGCGAAAAGATGCTGGCGGTGAAGACCAGTTGGCAGCGCTTTGGCCGCCCGGCCGGCATGTACACCGAACTCGAGGATCGTCACGGCATTCATGGCGGCGATGTCGAGACGTCGCTGATGCTGCATTTCCGGCCAGATCTCGTCGACATGGGCAAGGCCGACAATTTCGTTTCCAACGTCGCCAAGGCCGAGCAGGAATTCTCGCTGTTGCGCCACACAGGCCCCCACGCCTTCGCCTGGATCGCCGGGGATCTCAACCCGAACGGCGTGGTCGGCGACGCCAGCATCGCGACAGCCGAGAAAGGCCGGCTGACCGCGGAATATCAGGCTGACGGGTTCATCAACCTGGTGCGCGACGTGCGCAAGGCCAAGCTCGCGGAGTGGCTGAAATAG
- a CDS encoding CbtB domain-containing protein produces the protein MTTASVSLGASVSSQSRFMQLALAALLGIFVVGFVGFSHIDAVHNAAHDYRHSMAFPCH, from the coding sequence ATGACTACCGCTTCCGTCTCCCTCGGCGCCTCCGTCTCCTCGCAGTCGCGCTTCATGCAGCTCGCGCTCGCGGCGCTGCTCGGCATCTTCGTCGTCGGCTTTGTCGGCTTCTCGCATATCGATGCGGTCCACAATGCTGCCCACGACTATCGCCACTCGATGGCGTTTCCCTGCCACTAA
- a CDS encoding aromatic ring-hydroxylating oxygenase subunit alpha, with translation MQPNASECVPYNGLTRTEPTLPSSAYWDQDNYQRDLDAIWYRNWLLVCREADLAQPLAFRTFRVGTQEILLLRDDTGELHAFHNTCRHRGSQLCQESQGRLKARLITCPYHAWSYSLRGDLVRVPSKSLPDGFDKADHPLYRVAHSVWRGFVFVNLAEDAASSAQSSFDPASGDFGNWPLEMLVSGHVLRKVMNCNWKIFWENFNECLHCPGVHKDLSRLVPIYGRGLMSRHDDPEWLRHADNDAPEFSGGLRAGAETWSRDGQTHGPIFPSLTPAERSAGQTYATSLPSMFIVGHVDYVRTVRLTPLGPEQTELTAEWLFAPEALAETDIDNIVAFGTQVLEEDAAICEVNQKGLRSMRHTAGVLMPEEYDLHRFHNWVRERHAARSPEA, from the coding sequence ATGCAGCCCAATGCCAGCGAGTGCGTGCCCTATAACGGCCTGACTCGAACCGAGCCGACGCTGCCCTCGTCGGCCTATTGGGACCAGGACAACTATCAGCGCGATCTCGACGCCATCTGGTACAGGAACTGGCTGCTCGTCTGCCGCGAGGCCGACCTTGCCCAGCCCTTGGCGTTCCGCACCTTCCGCGTCGGTACGCAGGAAATCCTCCTGCTGCGCGACGACACCGGCGAGTTGCATGCCTTCCACAACACCTGCCGGCATCGCGGCTCGCAGCTTTGCCAGGAAAGCCAGGGCCGGCTGAAGGCGCGGCTGATCACCTGCCCGTATCATGCCTGGTCCTATTCTCTGCGTGGCGATCTGGTGCGCGTGCCGTCGAAATCGCTGCCTGACGGCTTCGACAAGGCCGATCACCCGCTTTATCGCGTCGCGCACTCGGTGTGGCGGGGCTTCGTCTTCGTCAATCTTGCGGAAGATGCCGCCAGCTCGGCGCAATCCTCCTTCGACCCGGCCTCCGGCGACTTCGGCAACTGGCCGCTGGAAATGCTGGTATCAGGGCACGTGCTGCGCAAGGTGATGAACTGCAACTGGAAGATTTTTTGGGAAAACTTCAACGAGTGCCTGCACTGCCCGGGCGTCCACAAGGACCTGTCGCGGCTGGTGCCGATCTATGGCCGCGGCCTGATGAGCCGGCATGACGATCCCGAATGGCTCCGCCACGCCGACAATGACGCGCCAGAATTCTCCGGCGGCCTGCGCGCCGGGGCTGAGACATGGTCGCGTGATGGGCAGACGCACGGGCCGATCTTCCCGAGCTTGACGCCGGCGGAACGCAGCGCCGGTCAGACCTATGCCACCAGCCTGCCGTCGATGTTCATCGTCGGCCATGTCGACTATGTCAGGACCGTGCGGCTTACGCCGCTCGGTCCCGAACAGACCGAATTGACCGCGGAATGGCTGTTCGCGCCCGAGGCGCTCGCCGAGACCGACATCGACAACATCGTTGCCTTCGGCACACAGGTGCTGGAGGAGGACGCAGCAATCTGCGAGGTCAACCAGAAGGGCCTGCGCTCGATGCGTCATACAGCTGGCGTGCTGATGCCCGAGGAGTACGACCTGCACCGTTTCCACAACTGGGTGCGCGAACGGCACGCTGCGCGCTCACCCGAGGCCTGA
- the cobU gene encoding bifunctional adenosylcobinamide kinase/adenosylcobinamide-phosphate guanylyltransferase, with amino-acid sequence MPDRGRLTFIIGGARSGKSAHAETLMTALPSPWAYIATAQAYDDEMRERIALHRSRRGEGWSTIDAPLDLAEALEALPDGQPVLADCLTLWLTNHTLADHDVEAACRRLADVLSRPRGPWFVVTNEVGQGIVPDNALARRFRDDAGRLNQRVAAIADTVLLMVAGLPLKVK; translated from the coding sequence TTGCCTGATCGCGGCAGGCTGACCTTCATCATCGGTGGTGCGCGCTCCGGCAAGAGCGCGCACGCCGAAACCCTGATGACGGCATTGCCCTCGCCATGGGCCTATATCGCCACGGCGCAAGCCTATGACGACGAGATGCGCGAGCGCATCGCGCTGCACCGCTCGCGGCGCGGTGAGGGCTGGTCGACCATCGATGCGCCACTCGACCTCGCCGAAGCGCTGGAGGCGTTGCCAGACGGGCAGCCGGTGCTTGCCGACTGCCTGACGCTGTGGCTGACCAACCACACGCTGGCCGATCACGACGTCGAGGCCGCGTGCCGGCGGCTGGCGGACGTGCTGTCTCGGCCGCGCGGACCGTGGTTCGTGGTGACGAACGAGGTCGGGCAAGGCATCGTGCCCGACAACGCGCTGGCGCGTCGGTTTCGTGACGATGCCGGCCGGCTCAACCAGCGGGTCGCCGCGATTGCCGACACGGTGCTGCTCATGGTGGCGGGGCTACCGCTCAAGGTGAAGTGA
- a CDS encoding ABC transporter ATP-binding protein — protein sequence MMREQVAQTPASDMAPTLLALRGVGKVFSNGVTALSDVDLTIREGDFLSLLGPSGCGKSTALRLIAGLSTPTSGVLDWRGGGSLDRANIGFVFQEPTLLPWASVFDNVWLPLRLKGISRAKAAPAISEMLARVHLTGFEDAVPRELSGGMKMRVSIARAMVTKPRVLLMDEPFAALDEITRFKLNNDLLELWQDERFTVVFVTHSVFESVFLSNRVVVMAARPGRVFDELAIEASYPRDEAFRTSPDYAALCRQASDVLVNAIDSTAGSHHDSH from the coding sequence ATGATGCGGGAACAGGTGGCGCAAACGCCCGCCTCGGACATGGCTCCGACCTTGCTGGCGCTGCGTGGCGTCGGCAAGGTCTTTTCCAACGGCGTGACGGCGCTCAGCGATGTCGACCTGACGATCCGGGAAGGCGATTTCCTCAGCCTGCTCGGACCGTCGGGCTGCGGCAAGTCGACGGCGCTGCGGCTGATTGCCGGCCTGTCCACGCCGACATCCGGCGTGCTCGACTGGCGCGGCGGCGGCTCGCTCGACCGTGCCAATATCGGCTTCGTCTTCCAGGAGCCGACGCTGCTGCCCTGGGCCAGCGTCTTCGACAATGTCTGGCTGCCGCTCAGGCTGAAAGGCATTTCCCGCGCCAAGGCCGCCCCGGCGATATCGGAGATGCTGGCGCGGGTGCACCTCACCGGCTTCGAGGACGCCGTGCCGCGCGAACTCTCCGGCGGCATGAAGATGCGCGTCTCGATCGCGCGCGCCATGGTGACCAAGCCACGCGTGCTGTTGATGGACGAGCCGTTCGCGGCACTCGACGAGATCACCCGCTTCAAGCTCAACAACGACCTGCTGGAACTGTGGCAAGACGAGCGCTTCACCGTCGTCTTCGTTACCCACAGTGTGTTCGAAAGCGTGTTTCTCTCCAACCGCGTCGTCGTCATGGCGGCTCGGCCGGGGCGGGTGTTCGACGAACTCGCGATCGAGGCGTCCTATCCGCGCGATGAGGCGTTTCGCACCTCGCCTGACTATGCGGCCCTTTGCCGGCAAGCCTCGGATGTGCTGGTCAATGCCATCGATTCAACAGCGGGCTCGCATCATGACAGCCATTGA
- the cobO gene encoding cob(I)yrinic acid a,c-diamide adenosyltransferase, producing the protein MTDIDDKDEERHRAKMAKRKAVQDAEVAGKTIEKGLLIVNTGPGKGKTTAAFGLALRMLGYGKRVGVVQFIKGKWHTGEKDAFAAFGDRVVWHAMGEGFTWETQDLKRDIAAAEAAWAKALELIADPSISLVVLDELNIALRYDYLALDKVVAALKARREGLHIVVTGRNAKPALVEAADLVTEMGVTKHHFSTGVKAQQGIEF; encoded by the coding sequence ATGACCGATATCGACGACAAGGATGAAGAACGCCATCGCGCCAAGATGGCCAAGCGCAAGGCGGTGCAGGACGCCGAGGTTGCGGGCAAGACGATCGAGAAGGGGTTGCTGATCGTCAACACCGGTCCCGGCAAGGGCAAGACCACGGCCGCCTTCGGTCTTGCGCTGCGCATGCTCGGCTACGGCAAGCGCGTCGGCGTCGTCCAGTTCATCAAGGGCAAATGGCACACCGGCGAGAAGGACGCCTTTGCCGCCTTTGGCGATCGCGTCGTCTGGCATGCAATGGGCGAGGGTTTCACCTGGGAGACGCAGGACCTGAAGCGCGACATCGCGGCCGCCGAGGCCGCCTGGGCCAAGGCGCTGGAATTGATCGCCGACCCCTCGATCAGCCTTGTCGTGCTCGACGAGCTCAACATTGCCTTGCGCTACGACTATCTCGCTCTCGACAAGGTGGTTGCGGCGCTCAAGGCCCGCCGCGAAGGCCTGCATATCGTCGTCACCGGCCGCAACGCCAAGCCGGCACTGGTCGAGGCGGCGGACCTGGTCACCGAGATGGGGGTGACAAAGCACCATTTCTCGACGGGCGTGAAAGCGCAGCAAGGCATCGAGTTCTAG
- a CDS encoding ABC transporter substrate-binding protein gives MYVKQKISAAVVALLAASTLGAAANEKVTFGTNWLAEPEHGGYYQAVADGTYAACGLDVTIMQGGPQVSGRPMLLAGKIDFYMGGNLLSAFDAVQQGIPMRVVAADFQKDPQVIMSHPGEGLDKWEDLKNAEQYILGDEGVQTFFQWMVIELGFDASKRVPYTYNTAPFLANKKSIQQGYVTSEPFAVKKEGGFVPNQFLLADYGWDTYSTTIEVMQETIDKKPEVVQCFVDGSAKGWYKYLYGDNKAANDMIKKDNPDMSDEQIAFSIEQMKKFGLADSGDTEKLGIGAMKEERIKSFYDKMVKAKVTPEGIDITKAYTLAFINKGVGLELKK, from the coding sequence ATGTACGTGAAACAGAAGATTTCGGCCGCGGTGGTGGCCCTGCTTGCGGCCAGCACGCTGGGCGCGGCGGCGAATGAAAAAGTCACTTTCGGCACCAACTGGCTCGCCGAGCCGGAACATGGCGGCTACTACCAGGCCGTGGCCGATGGCACCTATGCCGCCTGCGGTCTCGACGTCACCATCATGCAGGGCGGCCCGCAGGTCAGCGGCCGGCCGATGTTGCTCGCCGGCAAGATCGATTTCTACATGGGCGGCAATCTGCTGTCGGCCTTCGACGCCGTCCAGCAAGGCATTCCGATGCGTGTGGTGGCAGCCGACTTCCAGAAGGACCCGCAGGTCATCATGTCCCACCCCGGCGAGGGGCTCGACAAATGGGAAGACCTGAAGAACGCCGAGCAGTACATTCTGGGTGACGAAGGCGTGCAGACCTTCTTCCAGTGGATGGTCATCGAGCTCGGTTTCGACGCTTCAAAGCGCGTCCCCTACACCTACAACACCGCCCCTTTCCTCGCCAACAAGAAGTCGATCCAGCAGGGCTACGTCACCTCGGAGCCGTTCGCGGTCAAGAAGGAAGGCGGCTTCGTGCCGAACCAGTTCCTGCTCGCCGACTACGGCTGGGACACCTATTCGACCACGATCGAGGTGATGCAGGAGACGATCGACAAGAAACCTGAGGTTGTCCAGTGCTTCGTCGATGGCTCGGCCAAGGGATGGTACAAGTACCTCTACGGCGACAACAAGGCCGCCAACGACATGATCAAGAAAGACAATCCTGACATGAGCGACGAGCAGATCGCCTTCTCGATCGAGCAGATGAAGAAGTTCGGCCTGGCCGATTCCGGCGACACCGAGAAGCTCGGCATCGGCGCCATGAAGGAAGAACGGATCAAGAGCTTCTACGACAAGATGGTCAAGGCCAAGGTCACGCCTGAAGGCATCGACATCACGAAAGCCTACACGCTGGCCTTCATCAACAAGGGGGTCGGGCTCGAGCTGAAGAAATAG
- a CDS encoding tyrosine phosphatase family protein — MIHVCSLAKIEEVVARTGADRMLSLLAAGTDVVRPASIPRKNHLHLVMHDIAVAQDGMTMPGEEHVRNLLDFARRWDRAKPMLVHCYAGISRSTASAYIIAAALAPKRNEVELARTLRALSPSATPNPRLIAVADALLQRNGRMIEAIESIGRGADAFEGTPFALKIDG, encoded by the coding sequence ATGATCCATGTCTGCTCATTGGCGAAAATCGAGGAAGTGGTGGCCAGGACCGGCGCCGACCGCATGCTGTCGCTGCTCGCCGCCGGAACGGACGTAGTCCGACCGGCCTCGATCCCAAGGAAAAACCATCTGCACCTGGTCATGCACGACATCGCCGTGGCGCAGGACGGCATGACCATGCCGGGCGAGGAGCATGTCCGTAACCTGCTCGATTTCGCACGCCGCTGGGACCGGGCGAAACCAATGCTGGTGCACTGCTATGCCGGCATCAGCCGTTCGACCGCCTCGGCCTATATCATCGCCGCGGCTTTGGCGCCGAAACGCAACGAGGTGGAACTGGCGCGGACGCTGCGAGCGCTGTCGCCTTCGGCGACGCCCAATCCGCGGCTGATCGCGGTGGCCGACGCGCTGCTTCAGCGCAACGGCCGCATGATCGAGGCGATCGAGTCGATCGGGCGCGGCGCCGACGCTTTTGAAGGCACGCCGTTCGCCCTCAAGATCGACGGTTAG
- a CDS encoding ABC transporter permease, producing the protein MTAIDGTLKLDPEEARRVRQERFERIGRWVLPLAIMILAIWLWDRICVWNEIPQYILPRPGVVLTTLYNDAGLLFSALLVTLRITFLSLLLAVVGGVGLAVLFAQSKWVEMSFFPFAIVLQVTPIVAIFPLINIYVDNQTTKLLLCAWIVAFFPILSNTTLGLNSVDRNLRDLFKLNGATRWQQLRYLRLPAAMPYFLGGLKIAGGLSLIGAVVAEFVAGATGQSSGLASRIIEAGYRLNAPRLFAALFLISLTGILIFLVLSLISHLILRRWHESALKQER; encoded by the coding sequence ATGACAGCCATTGACGGCACGTTGAAACTCGACCCCGAGGAAGCGCGCCGCGTGCGCCAGGAGCGGTTTGAGCGGATCGGCCGCTGGGTTCTGCCGCTGGCGATCATGATCCTGGCGATCTGGCTGTGGGACCGCATCTGCGTGTGGAACGAGATCCCGCAATACATCCTGCCGCGCCCCGGCGTCGTGCTGACAACGCTCTACAACGATGCCGGCCTGCTGTTTTCCGCACTGCTGGTCACCTTGCGCATCACCTTCCTCAGCCTGCTGCTGGCGGTGGTCGGTGGCGTCGGCCTGGCGGTCTTGTTCGCGCAGTCGAAATGGGTGGAGATGTCGTTCTTCCCCTTCGCCATCGTGCTGCAGGTGACACCGATCGTAGCGATCTTTCCACTGATCAACATCTATGTCGACAACCAGACGACCAAGCTCCTGCTCTGCGCCTGGATCGTCGCCTTCTTCCCGATCCTGTCCAACACCACGCTCGGCCTCAACTCGGTCGACCGCAACCTGCGCGACCTGTTCAAGCTCAACGGCGCGACGCGCTGGCAGCAACTGCGCTATCTCAGGCTGCCGGCGGCCATGCCGTATTTTCTCGGCGGGCTGAAGATTGCCGGCGGCCTGTCGCTGATCGGCGCCGTGGTGGCCGAGTTCGTCGCCGGCGCCACCGGCCAGTCGTCCGGGCTTGCCTCGCGCATCATCGAAGCGGGTTACCGGCTCAACGCGCCAAGGCTGTTCGCGGCGCTGTTTCTGATATCGCTGACAGGCATCCTGATCTTTCTCGTGCTGTCGCTGATTTCGCATCTCATTTTGCGGCGCTGGCACGAAAGCGCGCTGAAGCAGGAGCGGTAG
- a CDS encoding CbtA family protein, producing the protein MNLFRNVVFVAAIAGLVAGVVLACMQAYATVPLILKAEVYEKAGGGHHHDHAAAPAATNDAMSTVAPAGNAMSSAAPAGTDAVTPAEEDEGWAPADGFERFAFSVVANIVTGIGFALVLVAVSEFFGGVGNWRQGVFWGLAGFAVFTLAPGLGLQPELPAMPAADLLPRQIWWTATAAATAIGLGLIVFRRSLPLTILAVLLIVAPHVVGAPQPDSFETPIPEGLHHQFVVAVTVTNLVFWLVLGAIVGVVRRRFTGMATSLRDSFA; encoded by the coding sequence ATGAATCTGTTTCGCAACGTCGTGTTCGTCGCGGCGATCGCGGGGCTCGTGGCCGGTGTCGTTCTCGCCTGCATGCAGGCCTATGCCACCGTGCCGCTGATCCTCAAGGCGGAAGTCTACGAAAAGGCCGGCGGCGGCCACCACCATGATCACGCGGCCGCACCAGCGGCGACCAATGATGCCATGAGCACGGTGGCGCCCGCTGGGAATGCCATGAGCTCTGCCGCGCCCGCGGGCACCGATGCCGTGACACCGGCGGAGGAAGACGAAGGCTGGGCGCCGGCCGACGGTTTCGAGCGTTTCGCCTTTAGCGTGGTTGCCAATATCGTCACCGGCATCGGCTTCGCACTGGTCCTGGTCGCGGTTTCCGAGTTCTTCGGCGGCGTCGGCAACTGGCGCCAGGGTGTGTTCTGGGGTTTGGCCGGCTTTGCCGTGTTCACACTGGCACCGGGTCTCGGACTGCAGCCGGAACTGCCGGCAATGCCGGCGGCCGATCTTCTGCCGCGCCAGATCTGGTGGACGGCGACGGCGGCCGCGACCGCGATCGGCCTAGGCCTGATCGTCTTTCGCAGATCGCTGCCATTGACCATCCTCGCCGTCTTGCTGATCGTCGCGCCGCATGTCGTCGGCGCGCCGCAGCCCGACAGTTTCGAAACACCGATCCCGGAAGGCCTGCACCATCAGTTCGTGGTGGCGGTGACGGTGACCAATCTGGTGTTCTGGCTGGTGCTCGGCGCGATCGTGGGCGTGGTGCGCAGGCGCTTCACCGGCATGGCGACCAGCCTGCGCGACAGCTTTGCCTGA
- a CDS encoding RidA family protein — MFKFLTPKSIKPPFARYSHGVEVPAGKRLVLCSGQVAITADDQIPEDAGAQAELCFRNIAAVLGEAGLGLGDIVRINAYVNDRAHLRPYMEVRDRLFSSPAPASTLMIVSGFARPEFKVEVEAIAAG, encoded by the coding sequence ATGTTCAAATTCCTTACCCCTAAGTCGATCAAGCCACCCTTTGCCCGCTACAGCCACGGCGTCGAGGTGCCGGCCGGCAAGCGTCTGGTGCTGTGCTCGGGTCAGGTCGCCATCACGGCGGACGACCAGATACCGGAAGATGCCGGCGCGCAGGCCGAACTCTGCTTCAGGAACATCGCGGCGGTTCTGGGCGAAGCCGGGCTGGGACTTGGCGACATCGTTCGCATCAACGCCTATGTCAACGACCGCGCGCATCTGCGGCCCTACATGGAGGTTCGCGACCGGCTGTTTTCGAGCCCGGCGCCAGCCTCGACGCTGATGATCGTTTCCGGCTTTGCCCGGCCCGAATTCAAGGTCGAGGTCGAGGCCATCGCGGCCGGGTGA
- the cobD gene encoding threonine-phosphate decarboxylase CobD: MKLLEGAVDHGGSLGRARALFPNAVLPFVDLSTGINPHSYPLFDLPATSLWRLPEAARGRELVEIAANTYGAPSPASVVAAPGTQILLPRVASLVRPGKAMVLGPTYAEHARAAAIAGHDVVEVSDFAALAEADLAIIVNPNNPDGRIIERDRLLVLAAGLRAKGGLLVVDEAFMDVGPREHSLAGDVGQGGIVVLRSFGKFFGLAGLRLGFALADAPTAERLDMQFGPWAVAGPALEYGIRALADLDWQDAMRASLAEATVRLDALFSRFGVPVAGGTTLFRYLSLPDAGGLFSGLGQSGILLRHFSERPHALRAGLPGSEEEWRRLESALAVWASRREDRSKGFKQ; this comes from the coding sequence ATGAAGCTTCTTGAAGGAGCGGTGGACCATGGTGGAAGTCTTGGCCGGGCAAGGGCGCTTTTCCCCAATGCCGTGCTGCCTTTCGTCGACCTCTCGACCGGTATCAATCCGCACTCCTACCCGCTTTTCGACCTGCCCGCCACCTCGCTGTGGCGATTGCCAGAGGCCGCGCGTGGGCGCGAACTGGTAGAGATCGCGGCCAACACCTATGGCGCGCCTTCCCCAGCAAGCGTGGTGGCGGCCCCTGGTACACAGATCCTGTTGCCGCGGGTCGCCTCGCTGGTGAGGCCCGGCAAGGCAATGGTGCTGGGGCCGACCTATGCCGAACACGCCCGGGCGGCGGCGATTGCCGGGCACGATGTGGTCGAGGTCAGCGATTTCGCGGCGCTGGCGGAAGCCGACCTCGCCATCATCGTCAATCCGAACAATCCGGATGGGCGCATCATCGAGCGCGACCGGTTGCTGGTGCTGGCCGCTGGACTTCGCGCCAAGGGCGGGCTGCTGGTCGTCGACGAGGCGTTCATGGATGTGGGTCCACGCGAGCACAGCCTCGCCGGCGATGTCGGCCAGGGCGGCATCGTCGTGCTGCGTTCGTTCGGCAAGTTCTTTGGTTTGGCCGGCCTGCGGCTCGGGTTCGCGCTTGCCGACGCGCCGACGGCTGAACGGCTGGACATGCAGTTCGGGCCGTGGGCTGTCGCAGGACCGGCCCTGGAATACGGCATCCGCGCGCTCGCCGATCTCGATTGGCAGGATGCGATGCGGGCCTCGCTGGCGGAAGCGACGGTGCGGCTCGATGCGCTGTTTAGCCGTTTCGGTGTTCCCGTCGCGGGCGGCACCACGCTGTTCCGCTATCTCAGCCTGCCCGATGCCGGCGGCCTGTTTTCCGGGCTTGGCCAGAGCGGTATCCTGCTGCGGCATTTCTCCGAACGGCCGCATGCCTTGCGCGCCGGACTGCCGGGGAGCGAGGAGGAATGGCGCAGGCTCGAATCCGCCCTTGCCGTTTGGGCGTCGCGGCGCGAGGATCGTTCGAAAGGTTTCAAACAATGA